One stretch of Candidatus Hydrogenedentota bacterium DNA includes these proteins:
- a CDS encoding enoyl-CoA hydratase/isomerase family protein, with protein MAAEQYVKTRTEDPLHFVTLSRPGKRNALHLDMLKQIADAVCAAEAQPGVRAVIVDAEGPVFSAGVDVPALALARAQCADQHPGRWLRRLAATMQHHLNRIEAAEVAVVGALNGKVIGLGLELALSFDLRVAAEDVRISIPETRLGLVADVGGTTRLSRIIGPSRAKDMLMTAREIGAEEALLWGLVNRVAPADHLAAAAAELARGIARNAPLAVGMAKKIIDEGDGLDRYTQMALERWAQSQLIVSEDVGEGMAAFFEKRPPEFQGK; from the coding sequence ATGGCCGCCGAGCAGTATGTCAAGACACGGACGGAAGACCCGCTTCATTTTGTCACGTTGAGCCGGCCGGGCAAGCGCAATGCCCTTCACCTCGACATGCTCAAGCAAATCGCGGACGCGGTGTGTGCGGCGGAAGCACAGCCGGGCGTGCGCGCGGTGATCGTCGATGCCGAGGGCCCGGTGTTTTCAGCGGGGGTGGATGTGCCGGCGCTTGCCTTGGCGCGCGCGCAATGCGCGGACCAGCATCCCGGGCGCTGGCTGCGACGCCTCGCCGCCACAATGCAGCATCACCTGAACCGCATCGAAGCTGCGGAGGTCGCGGTGGTTGGCGCGCTGAACGGGAAGGTGATCGGCCTTGGGCTTGAGCTTGCGCTGTCTTTTGACCTGCGCGTGGCGGCGGAGGATGTGCGCATCAGCATTCCGGAAACGCGGCTGGGCCTCGTGGCCGATGTGGGCGGCACGACGCGGCTGAGCCGCATCATCGGCCCGAGCCGTGCCAAGGATATGCTCATGACGGCCCGCGAAATCGGTGCGGAGGAAGCGCTGCTGTGGGGGCTTGTGAATCGTGTCGCGCCGGCGGACCATCTGGCCGCCGCCGCGGCCGAACTGGCGCGGGGCATTGCGCGGAATGCTCCCCTTGCGGTCGGTATGGCCAAAAAGATTATTGACGAAGGGGATGGTCTCGACCGGTACACGCAGATGGCGCTGGAGCGCTGGGCACAGAGCCAGCTAATCGTCAGCGAGGACGTGGGAGAGGGCATGGCAGCCTTCTTCGAGAAGCGCCCGCCCGAGTTTCAAGGGAAGTAG
- a CDS encoding prepilin-type N-terminal cleavage/methylation domain-containing protein produces MVPSRKKGFTLIELLVVIAIIGILAAILLPALARARESARRASCQNNLKEWGLVYKMYSGEDPGERFPPMQFGSFPKKDGSRAIWVDLGPNLFTLYPEYLNDPMIAFCPSDSSLGTSVEKAKDPDTGDFCFGWAGNDTDECAQAVDASYVYLGWVFDRIGDEFGTVDASGLLALALMLPGVDPSLLPPSGTPVSGPAQLVGGLQAMITNSDVVSGLMANDNTLIQKGVDADVSGDAVTGVGNGGGNTIYRLREGIERFLITDINNPAATAQAQSTVFIMFDQIATRASDFNHIPGGANVLYLDGHVDFLRFVQPPGGVQPVTRSVAEILGLVGILTFTGMN; encoded by the coding sequence ATGGTACCTTCGCGCAAGAAAGGTTTCACGCTAATCGAACTGCTGGTCGTGATCGCGATCATCGGGATTCTGGCCGCGATTCTGCTACCGGCGTTGGCGCGGGCGCGCGAATCGGCGCGCCGTGCCAGCTGCCAGAACAACCTGAAAGAGTGGGGACTGGTATACAAGATGTATTCCGGCGAGGACCCGGGCGAACGGTTCCCGCCCATGCAGTTTGGTTCCTTCCCGAAAAAGGACGGAAGCCGCGCGATCTGGGTCGATTTGGGGCCGAATCTGTTCACCCTCTATCCCGAGTATCTGAATGATCCCATGATTGCCTTCTGTCCCTCGGATTCCAGCCTGGGCACGAGCGTCGAGAAGGCAAAGGACCCGGATACCGGCGACTTCTGCTTCGGCTGGGCGGGCAATGACACTGACGAATGCGCGCAAGCGGTCGATGCAAGCTATGTCTATCTGGGCTGGGTATTCGACCGGATCGGCGACGAGTTTGGCACGGTCGACGCTTCCGGCTTGCTTGCGCTGGCGTTGATGCTTCCGGGCGTTGACCCCAGCCTGCTGCCGCCCTCAGGCACCCCGGTGTCCGGCCCGGCGCAACTTGTCGGCGGACTGCAGGCGATGATAACGAATAGCGACGTTGTCAGCGGGCTGATGGCCAACGACAACACCCTTATCCAGAAGGGGGTCGATGCCGATGTTAGCGGGGATGCGGTAACCGGCGTCGGCAATGGCGGCGGCAACACGATCTACCGTCTGCGGGAAGGCATCGAGCGTTTCCTGATCACGGATATCAACAACCCCGCCGCCACGGCGCAGGCTCAGAGCACGGTGTTTATCATGTTCGACCAGATCGCCACGCGGGCCTCTGATTTCAACCACATTCCCGGCGGGGCGAACGTACTCTACCTGGACGGCCATGTGGACTTCTTACGATTCGTGCAGCCACCGGGCGGCGTGCAGCCTGTTACCCGGTCCGTCGCGGAAATCCTCGGACTTGTCGGAATCCTGACTTTCACCGGCATGAACTGA
- a CDS encoding D-glycerate dehydrogenase has protein sequence MRVFVCRRLPQSALDLLTGAFGTNEVGVFPQDRVIPREELLAAVRGVEALLPILTDRVDAEVLEAAGPQLRIVANYAVGYDNVDVPAATARGVVVTNTPGVLTETTADLAWTLLMAAARRAGEGERYLRAGRWESWAPMLLLGVDVHGKTLGIYGMGRIGQAVARRARSFDMRVLYHDVAMLPAGIAAQLNAAHVDKATLLRESDFISVHCPLTPETRHAFGAAEFRAMKRTAVLVNTARGPIVDEAALAAALRQGEIFAAGLDVFEHEPGVRAELLACENAVLLPHLGSATAETRARMAEIAAANIIACLRGDTPPNCLNPEVLRSRGPLR, from the coding sequence ATGCGCGTTTTTGTCTGCCGCCGCTTGCCGCAAAGCGCCCTCGACCTGTTGACTGGGGCGTTCGGAACGAATGAAGTCGGCGTGTTTCCCCAGGACCGGGTAATCCCGCGCGAGGAACTGCTTGCCGCGGTGCGCGGCGTAGAAGCATTGCTTCCTATCCTCACGGACCGCGTGGATGCGGAGGTACTGGAGGCGGCGGGGCCTCAGTTGCGGATAGTGGCCAACTATGCCGTGGGTTATGACAATGTGGACGTGCCCGCGGCGACCGCGCGCGGCGTCGTCGTGACGAACACGCCAGGGGTGTTGACGGAAACGACGGCTGACCTTGCCTGGACGCTGCTCATGGCCGCTGCGCGACGGGCCGGCGAAGGAGAGCGCTACTTGCGGGCGGGGCGCTGGGAGAGCTGGGCGCCTATGCTGTTGCTCGGCGTGGACGTACACGGCAAGACGCTGGGCATATACGGTATGGGCCGCATCGGCCAGGCCGTAGCGCGGCGCGCGCGCTCCTTCGACATGCGCGTACTCTATCACGATGTCGCCATGCTCCCGGCCGGCATCGCGGCCCAACTGAACGCGGCCCATGTGGATAAGGCAACACTCTTGCGGGAATCGGACTTCATCTCGGTGCATTGTCCGCTGACGCCGGAGACGCGGCACGCGTTCGGGGCGGCGGAGTTCCGCGCAATGAAGAGGACCGCCGTGCTCGTCAATACCGCTCGTGGCCCGATTGTGGACGAAGCGGCTCTCGCCGCCGCGCTGCGGCAGGGTGAGATCTTTGCCGCTGGACTGGACGTTTTTGAACACGAGCCGGGGGTGCGCGCCGAGCTGCTGGCCTGCGAAAACGCCGTGCTGCTCCCTCACCTTGGCAGCGCAACCGCCGAAACACGCGCGCGCATGGCCGAAATCGCCGCGGCCAATATTATCGCCTGCCTGCGCGGTGACACCCCGCCCAACTGCCTGAATCCGGAAGTATTGAGGTCGCGCGGACCACTGCGTTAG
- a CDS encoding right-handed parallel beta-helix repeat-containing protein, producing MSKSQRKNDNRRVAAHAAWLVAALAAGSMLAFAKTAAAAPPDFEARIRSGELREANAEWWGFQPEDATACLQAAIDSGAARVVVPYMGADWVVTPIRLRGNLELTFEPGVVVQAKQGEFKGKGDSLFSAADESRVKITGYGATLRMRKQDYQNPPYEPAEWRMTLSLTGCTGVQVEGLRLESSGGDGIYIGASAAQPYCRDVVIRNVLCLDHHRQGISVITAENLLIENCLLSGTRGTAPQAGIDLEPNGADERLVNCVIRNCVMEDNAGAGMLVYLKPLTAESLPVSIRFENCCVKSGADQGMAVGAVRDGLQGSIEFVNCTVENTARGGAFVYDKSADGAVVRFLGCKWGHAATAPATSGPRAPLLISLLRASITDHIGGIEFQDCVLYDGQDRPGLVAECDAERGRITNVCGNLLIQNPFGARVLLEPAEGAACTLTVSPASP from the coding sequence ATGAGCAAATCACAACGCAAGAACGATAATCGGAGAGTCGCGGCCCATGCGGCATGGCTGGTCGCGGCTCTCGCAGCGGGCTCAATGCTTGCCTTCGCGAAAACGGCCGCCGCGGCCCCGCCGGATTTCGAGGCGCGCATACGTTCGGGCGAATTGCGGGAGGCTAATGCGGAGTGGTGGGGTTTCCAGCCTGAGGACGCGACGGCGTGTCTTCAGGCCGCGATCGATTCGGGCGCCGCGCGCGTCGTCGTGCCATACATGGGCGCGGACTGGGTCGTAACCCCGATCCGGTTGCGCGGCAACCTGGAACTCACATTCGAGCCGGGCGTGGTCGTGCAGGCGAAACAGGGCGAATTCAAGGGCAAAGGGGATTCGCTGTTCTCCGCGGCGGATGAATCGCGCGTCAAAATCACGGGCTACGGCGCTACGCTGCGCATGCGGAAACAAGATTACCAGAACCCCCCCTACGAACCGGCGGAATGGCGCATGACGCTGAGCCTTACCGGTTGTACCGGCGTGCAGGTCGAAGGGCTGCGCCTCGAAAGCAGCGGCGGCGACGGCATCTACATCGGAGCGTCCGCCGCACAGCCGTACTGCCGCGACGTCGTGATACGCAACGTCCTCTGCCTCGACCACCACCGGCAAGGCATCAGCGTCATCACCGCCGAGAACCTCCTCATCGAGAACTGCCTCCTCAGCGGCACGCGCGGCACCGCGCCGCAGGCGGGCATCGACCTCGAACCCAACGGGGCGGACGAGCGGCTGGTCAATTGCGTGATCCGCAATTGCGTCATGGAAGACAACGCGGGCGCGGGCATGCTGGTTTATCTCAAGCCGCTGACTGCGGAAAGCCTGCCCGTTTCCATACGTTTCGAGAACTGCTGCGTGAAGAGCGGCGCGGATCAGGGCATGGCCGTCGGCGCCGTGCGCGACGGATTGCAGGGGAGCATCGAGTTCGTCAACTGCACCGTCGAAAACACGGCCCGCGGCGGCGCGTTCGTATATGACAAATCGGCGGACGGGGCCGTTGTCCGGTTCCTTGGCTGCAAATGGGGCCACGCCGCCACCGCGCCCGCAACTTCGGGCCCACGCGCCCCGCTGCTCATTTCGCTGCTGCGCGCGTCCATCACGGACCACATCGGCGGCATCGAATTCCAGGATTGCGTCCTCTACGACGGCCAGGACCGTCCCGGGCTGGTAGCCGAATGCGACGCGGAGCGCGGCCGCATCACGAACGTGTGCGGGAACTTGCTGATCCAGAATCCCTTTGGCGCGCGCGTGCTCCTGGAGCCCGCGGAAGGCGCGGCCTGCACACTCACCGTCTCCCCTGCTTCCCCGTAA
- a CDS encoding CHAT domain-containing protein has translation MGYRDVLADLTFDRTTGGLTALWDFAGAGKAWGRADAASIARWIENAQVWEDRTRSATRDLMPEDGPSYSSGGARLREYLQQTGADIFDRLFLTPEELTSSARIHWNHAFGGTASLPAVRVVFEFKSHAAQELCRIPLEMIHCGQPGVVSGVSGPFVLSEPVSVVRRVDSAPGLASPELRVDRLPVRVAVFAPEPANLPPEWALDIDGEIAALSEALKPLGARVRITVLRGPDATFARLDEEAARHHVIHFIGHGDVNAHGVAELLLCGPHGGMEWRSTADVAQCLLGKKVRLVFLNGCRTAAIGAFACHFPAVVGMQLRISDDGAKAFARGFYTSLAQCGQLDDAMRQGRREIWRTATNPDAQSEYFIPVLYMQSDDGRLFRFRECRPGRRVIAALLLVLVLAGGGLAYWSYAQRAQETRASAVPRSPAPPAAGQAPQAVSSGPAPPITEQPAPPPSDASPLEASVELWAPSTAVPGEHTVLTSESALSSGEKFQVALQLNRDAFVQLLLLDSQGELNRLWAGTWTLPLGQRLEGGVRHVFPDAKDGFVLDERQGTETVYVIVSEAPMTGLDASIERINARVLALRKGVSSVAPVQDARATVEEELGQHGRVVASGGFRHVAE, from the coding sequence ATGGGTTATCGCGACGTATTGGCGGACTTAACGTTCGATAGGACCACCGGGGGGCTGACGGCGCTCTGGGACTTTGCCGGCGCGGGCAAAGCGTGGGGACGCGCAGACGCCGCGAGCATCGCGCGCTGGATCGAGAACGCTCAGGTATGGGAGGACCGCACGCGCTCCGCGACGCGCGACCTTATGCCGGAGGACGGTCCGTCTTATTCGTCCGGTGGCGCCCGGTTGCGGGAATATCTGCAGCAAACGGGCGCGGATATCTTCGATCGCTTGTTTCTGACCCCCGAAGAACTCACGTCGAGTGCGCGCATCCATTGGAACCACGCGTTCGGCGGCACGGCCTCCTTGCCGGCTGTCCGCGTTGTCTTTGAATTCAAGAGTCACGCCGCTCAAGAGCTGTGCCGCATCCCTCTTGAAATGATTCATTGCGGGCAGCCGGGCGTGGTCAGCGGCGTATCGGGGCCCTTCGTGCTTAGCGAACCCGTTTCGGTGGTGCGGCGTGTCGATTCCGCGCCCGGCCTGGCAAGCCCGGAACTCCGCGTGGACCGTCTGCCGGTGCGGGTAGCTGTATTCGCGCCGGAGCCCGCGAACCTGCCGCCGGAATGGGCGCTGGATATCGATGGTGAAATAGCCGCGTTGAGCGAAGCCCTGAAGCCGCTCGGGGCGCGGGTGCGCATTACCGTCCTGCGCGGCCCGGACGCCACGTTTGCGCGCCTGGATGAGGAAGCCGCGCGGCACCACGTGATTCATTTCATCGGTCACGGCGATGTTAATGCCCATGGCGTGGCGGAACTGCTGCTCTGCGGCCCTCACGGCGGCATGGAATGGCGTTCTACGGCGGACGTGGCGCAATGCCTGCTGGGCAAGAAGGTGCGGCTGGTCTTTTTGAACGGCTGCCGCACGGCCGCCATTGGCGCCTTTGCCTGTCATTTTCCCGCCGTGGTGGGCATGCAATTGCGCATCTCCGACGACGGCGCGAAGGCGTTTGCCCGGGGGTTCTACACTTCACTGGCGCAATGCGGGCAATTGGACGACGCGATGCGGCAGGGCCGTCGCGAAATCTGGCGGACTGCCACGAACCCGGACGCGCAGAGCGAGTACTTTATCCCGGTGCTCTACATGCAGTCGGACGATGGCCGTTTGTTCCGTTTTCGTGAATGCAGGCCGGGGAGACGCGTCATTGCGGCACTGCTGCTCGTACTGGTCCTCGCTGGCGGCGGCTTGGCGTATTGGAGTTATGCGCAGCGCGCCCAGGAAACGCGCGCATCCGCTGTTCCACGGTCTCCGGCTCCGCCAGCAGCCGGGCAGGCGCCGCAAGCCGTTTCGAGCGGACCCGCCCCGCCCATCACGGAGCAGCCCGCGCCGCCGCCCTCGGATGCCTCCCCGCTGGAGGCATCGGTGGAACTTTGGGCGCCCTCGACGGCGGTACCTGGCGAGCATACGGTGCTGACCTCGGAAAGCGCTTTGTCCTCTGGCGAGAAGTTTCAAGTGGCCCTCCAGTTGAACCGGGACGCCTTCGTGCAACTGTTGTTGCTGGACAGCCAGGGCGAGCTCAACCGATTGTGGGCGGGAACATGGACGTTGCCGCTGGGTCAGCGCCTCGAGGGCGGGGTCAGGCACGTCTTCCCCGACGCAAAGGATGGTTTTGTTCTCGACGAGCGCCAGGGAACGGAAACGGTGTACGTGATTGTGTCCGAAGCGCCCATGACCGGCTTGGATGCCAGTATCGAGCGCATTAACGCGCGTGTCCTTGCGTTACGCAAAGGGGTATCAAGTGTTGCGCCGGTGCAGGATGCGCGCGCAACGGTCGAAGAGGAACTCGGTCAACACGGCCGGGTCGTCGCGTCAGGCGGTTTTCGGCATGTGGCGGAGTAA
- a CDS encoding SDR family oxidoreductase gives MRKVAFITGASRGIGKACAVKLAREGYDIVIAAKTVEPHPKLDGTIFTAAEEIAQYGTGVLPVPCNVRDLASVQAAARATLDRFGRVDVVINNAGALWWRPMDETPMNRFDLVMEVNARGAYAVTEAFLETMKAQKSGHVIMMSPPVDLSIVPGHIAYMISKFGMTIIALGLAREMQDYHIRATALWPKTIIESYATINFGLGDPAVWRKADILADAVWEVVQHPEASNGRALIDEDFLRQVGYTDFEQYKCVPEGEPLALDSGLMRAARS, from the coding sequence ATGCGCAAAGTGGCATTTATCACGGGGGCTTCGCGGGGCATCGGCAAGGCCTGCGCCGTCAAACTGGCGCGCGAGGGCTACGACATCGTCATCGCTGCCAAGACAGTCGAGCCGCATCCAAAGCTGGATGGGACGATTTTCACCGCCGCGGAGGAAATCGCTCAATACGGAACCGGCGTACTGCCCGTGCCGTGTAACGTGCGGGACCTGGCCAGTGTGCAGGCGGCCGCGCGGGCCACGCTGGACCGCTTCGGGCGCGTAGACGTGGTTATCAACAATGCCGGGGCCCTCTGGTGGCGGCCGATGGACGAAACGCCCATGAACCGCTTCGATCTCGTGATGGAAGTCAACGCGCGCGGGGCGTATGCCGTCACGGAGGCGTTCCTGGAAACGATGAAGGCGCAGAAGAGCGGCCACGTGATCATGATGTCGCCGCCCGTAGACCTCAGCATCGTGCCCGGCCATATCGCCTACATGATCAGCAAGTTTGGCATGACGATTATTGCCTTGGGGCTGGCGCGGGAGATGCAAGACTACCATATCCGCGCGACGGCGCTCTGGCCCAAGACGATCATCGAATCCTACGCAACAATCAACTTCGGGCTCGGTGACCCGGCGGTTTGGCGCAAGGCGGATATCCTGGCGGATGCGGTCTGGGAGGTCGTACAGCACCCGGAAGCGTCGAATGGGCGGGCGCTGATTGACGAGGATTTCCTGCGCCAGGTCGGTTACACGGACTTTGAGCAATATAAGTGCGTGCCGGAAGGGGAGCCGCTCGCGCTGGACTCCGGCCTCATGCGTGCGGCACGATCCTGA
- a CDS encoding tetratricopeptide repeat protein, with the protein MIKAFENSNARFCMAVTLVLVFPGLWCRAARAETIAARPALTAGAAHPSEAVAFFEQALQLNRENETITPDVLQQKAYFYCKALELEPDFAEAWNNLGDVYESLGDFEAALQCYEKTVALRPDLAIAYFGMGDVHARCGRNEDAVRCYEEGLKHHPSPEEAACTQRRMEALRAEAAAEGAVLGAKDIAARLEAPVARGIGGVVNAPVVPFNEARVGFGYNSAVLVPGAKAQLTELGKALEMLVASPGNADACFEISGHTDARGSDEYNYELGLQRAESVRTFLVAGWPRLAERLVTCSHGEHMLIKRHASTELEHAVNRRVEVRKVERVDAQAPERARRELTLEVAVFRRTPSGGREQVVSGEGVLVSRDLYQVYVRPRTDCYVYVYQYDSAGKGAWLFPRKETSGQATRLAADAEYWLPAEGQYYTLDETPGEEVICIVASRSRAADLEYLLQHPSPEGREEQVQIAARGVARIAPVQEAREQGRSRPDTETLFATAGAFRARLAFRHAPKAER; encoded by the coding sequence GTGATAAAGGCATTTGAGAATTCCAACGCGCGGTTCTGTATGGCTGTGACGCTGGTGCTTGTGTTCCCGGGGTTATGGTGCCGCGCGGCGCGCGCGGAAACCATCGCCGCCAGGCCGGCTCTGACCGCGGGCGCCGCGCACCCGAGCGAGGCGGTGGCATTCTTCGAGCAGGCGCTGCAATTGAATCGCGAAAACGAAACCATAACACCTGATGTTTTGCAGCAGAAAGCGTATTTCTATTGCAAGGCGCTGGAGCTTGAACCGGACTTCGCCGAAGCGTGGAATAACCTCGGCGATGTCTATGAGAGCCTGGGCGATTTCGAGGCGGCTCTGCAATGCTATGAGAAGACCGTCGCGTTGCGCCCGGATTTGGCGATTGCCTATTTCGGAATGGGCGACGTACACGCCCGCTGCGGGCGCAACGAGGATGCCGTCCGCTGCTATGAAGAGGGCCTCAAACATCACCCTTCACCCGAAGAAGCGGCATGCACCCAGCGCCGCATGGAGGCGCTGCGCGCCGAGGCCGCGGCGGAAGGAGCCGTGCTCGGGGCGAAAGACATCGCCGCCCGGCTGGAAGCGCCAGTCGCACGGGGCATCGGCGGCGTTGTGAACGCTCCGGTGGTGCCGTTCAACGAGGCGCGCGTGGGGTTTGGCTACAACTCCGCGGTGTTGGTGCCCGGCGCGAAAGCACAGTTGACGGAACTTGGCAAGGCGCTTGAGATGCTTGTCGCCAGCCCCGGGAATGCGGATGCCTGTTTTGAGATCAGCGGGCACACGGATGCGCGCGGCAGTGACGAATACAACTATGAACTCGGATTGCAGCGCGCCGAAAGCGTGCGAACTTTTCTCGTCGCGGGATGGCCCCGCCTCGCGGAACGGTTAGTGACCTGCAGCCACGGCGAACACATGTTGATCAAACGCCACGCCTCCACGGAGCTCGAACATGCGGTCAACCGCAGAGTCGAGGTCAGAAAGGTCGAGCGGGTCGATGCGCAGGCGCCGGAGCGCGCCCGGCGCGAACTCACCCTGGAGGTCGCCGTGTTCCGCCGGACGCCGTCGGGCGGCCGCGAACAGGTGGTTTCGGGGGAAGGCGTGCTGGTCTCCCGCGACCTCTATCAGGTCTACGTGCGTCCGCGCACGGACTGCTACGTGTACGTCTATCAGTACGATTCCGCGGGGAAGGGCGCGTGGCTTTTCCCGCGCAAGGAAACGAGCGGGCAAGCAACCCGACTGGCGGCGGATGCCGAGTATTGGCTTCCAGCGGAAGGACAGTACTACACATTGGATGAAACGCCCGGCGAGGAGGTCATCTGCATCGTCGCGTCGCGGTCACGCGCCGCGGATTTGGAATATCTCCTGCAGCACCCGTCGCCCGAAGGCAGGGAAGAACAGGTACAGATAGCAGCGCGCGGCGTTGCCCGCATCGCACCTGTACAGGAAGCGCGCGAACAAGGGCGCTCACGGCCTGACACGGAAACGTTATTCGCAACCGCGGGCGCCTTCCGCGCGCGCCTGGCATTCCGGCACGCACCCAAGGCGGAAAGGTAG
- a CDS encoding long-chain fatty acid--CoA ligase, with translation MLNLASFLDVTARKYPDTNAVILDDRKMTYAEVVSAVKRVANVLRAKGVGPGDKVAMMIANTPHFPIIYYGILQAGAVVVPVNVLYQHHEIEHYLRDSQAKVFFAFKLFQEEATKAFTAVDSCRDLVIVSSMEDMEAPAVGENFMHLMISADTEFEVHQTMPDDTAVLLYTSGTTGAPKGAELTHFNLFFNAYYASKEIVKVTPGDVALAVLPLFHSFGQTCIMNASFLSGATVSMLPRFETEKAMQVIQRDHIKLVAMVPTMYFFILNQQNWQDYDFSSVKMAVSGGAALPEEVHRRFRERYGITILEGYGLSETSPVVSFTLEGEEVRVGSIGKPIWGVDMRCMRDDGSFCETDEVGEIVVRGHNVMKSYFNRPEATREAVVNGWFHTGDMGRFDKDGYFYIVDRKKDLIIRGGMNIYPREIEEVLYAHPKVLEAAVVGIPDELRGEEVKIYVSAREGQTLTPDEVVQYIKEKMAKYKWPKEVEVLPELPKGPTGKILKRELKVLAAEAAKKH, from the coding sequence ATGCTTAATCTTGCTTCGTTCCTGGACGTGACCGCGAGGAAATACCCCGACACGAATGCGGTGATCCTCGACGACCGCAAGATGACCTACGCGGAAGTCGTCTCCGCGGTCAAGCGCGTGGCTAACGTCTTGCGCGCGAAAGGAGTCGGCCCCGGCGACAAAGTCGCCATGATGATTGCAAACACGCCCCACTTTCCTATCATCTATTATGGCATCCTGCAGGCGGGGGCGGTGGTCGTGCCCGTGAACGTGCTCTACCAGCATCACGAGATCGAACACTACTTGCGCGATTCTCAGGCGAAGGTGTTCTTTGCTTTCAAACTGTTTCAGGAAGAAGCGACGAAGGCGTTCACGGCCGTGGACTCCTGCCGCGACCTCGTTATCGTCAGCTCGATGGAAGACATGGAAGCGCCCGCGGTCGGCGAGAATTTCATGCACCTGATGATCTCCGCGGATACGGAATTCGAGGTGCATCAAACGATGCCCGACGACACGGCGGTGTTGCTGTACACCTCGGGGACCACGGGGGCGCCAAAGGGGGCCGAACTCACGCACTTCAATCTCTTTTTCAATGCGTATTACGCGTCGAAGGAGATCGTGAAAGTGACGCCGGGCGATGTCGCGCTCGCGGTGTTGCCGCTCTTTCACTCGTTCGGCCAGACCTGCATCATGAACGCGAGTTTTCTTTCCGGGGCCACCGTCTCCATGTTGCCGCGTTTCGAAACGGAAAAGGCGATGCAGGTCATCCAGCGCGACCATATCAAACTGGTCGCCATGGTGCCGACCATGTACTTCTTCATCTTGAACCAGCAGAACTGGCAAGACTACGACTTCTCCTCGGTCAAGATGGCCGTGTCGGGCGGCGCCGCTCTTCCGGAAGAGGTGCATCGCCGGTTCCGCGAACGCTACGGCATCACGATCCTCGAAGGCTACGGTCTCTCCGAGACGAGTCCGGTGGTCTCTTTCACGCTGGAAGGCGAGGAAGTGCGCGTCGGCTCCATCGGCAAGCCCATCTGGGGCGTGGACATGCGGTGTATGCGCGATGACGGCTCTTTCTGCGAGACGGACGAAGTGGGTGAGATCGTTGTTCGCGGACACAATGTCATGAAGAGCTACTTTAACCGGCCGGAAGCCACGCGGGAAGCCGTCGTGAACGGGTGGTTTCATACGGGCGATATGGGCCGCTTCGACAAGGATGGCTATTTTTATATCGTGGACCGCAAGAAGGACCTTATCATTCGCGGCGGGATGAATATCTACCCGCGCGAGATTGAGGAAGTCCTCTATGCGCACCCGAAAGTGCTCGAAGCGGCCGTCGTCGGTATCCCGGACGAATTGCGCGGCGAAGAAGTGAAGATCTACGTCTCCGCCAGAGAGGGCCAGACCTTGACGCCGGACGAGGTCGTGCAATACATCAAGGAGAAGATGGCCAAGTACAAGTGGCCGAAGGAAGTCGAGGTGCTGCCGGAATTGCCGAAAGGCCCGACGGGCAAAATCCTCAAGCGCGAACTCAAGGTGCTTGCCGCGGAAGCCGCGAAGAAACACTAA